CACCGTCTCGGGCAGCTCCCAGCCCGCCAGGCGCACCGGCAGGCCGACCAGCGCCGTCACCAGGAAGGCCACGGCGATCTTCATCGCGTAGTCGCGGTTCTCGCGCTCGCGCAGACCGGTGCTCAGATCCCAGATGCGCTGGCGGTACACCAGGGTGATCGCGACGATCGCGCCGGCCTGGATGACGATGTTGAAGAAGTCCGAGCGTGCCCCGAGCCAGTGCTGGGCGATCAGCAGGTGACCGGTGCTCGAGACCGGGAGGAATTCGGTGATGCCCTCGATGATGCCGAGGACAAGTGCGGAAATCGGATCGGACACGGCAGGCACGCGAAGCGAAGACAAGCGGGCAAGAATACCCCCCGCCCGGGATGCGGCCCACCCTGGCCCGGGAGGGGGGTCAGTCGCGGGTGGCGGTGGCGCCCTGCTTGAGTTCGCGGTAGCGGATCAGCGCGGCCTGCAGATCGCCGTCGAGCGCGGCCTGTTCGCTGCGCTGCTGCTCGAGGATCGCCTGCTGGCGCTCAAGGTCCGCGCGGTGGCTGCGGATGGTGTCGACCAGCGGCCTGGCTACCGCCTGACCCTGCAGTTCGCGCTCGCCGGCCTGGCGCAGCAAGGCCAGCAGGCTGCCGCGCAGGTTGTCGACGCCCATGCGCGAGGTCTTCAGGGCTTCCTCGACCAGCACGATGCGCTCCCCATAGGCGCGACGCAGGTCCGCCTCGGTCGCATACGACTCGACCATCGCCAGCTCGGAGCGGCGCAGGGCGGCCTGCACTTCGGCATCGAGACGGGCCTGCTGCGCGGCCGCCGCGGCGGCGCCGCGTTCTTCGGCAGTGGGCGCCCGGCTCACCCGCGCGGTGGTCATGCCGCTGCGCGCGCTGATCTCGGTGCGCTCGGCATCCACTGCAGAGGCGGGCAGGACATCGCCGCAGACGCGCCGGCCGCCTTCGTTCCAGCAGTACACCTTGCGGTCGGCGGCCGGCGCACGCTGGGCGGTCGCAGCGCTCGCGACGCCGGCCAGCAACAGACCAGCCACGAGGCGGATCGGAAGGTTCATGTCGTCCGTCCCCCTGACGGCTGTAAAGCGGTATCAGCGTGTCGGATCGCTGCCATGTCGGGCCCGATAGGCGAGCAGGCGATCGCGCTCTGTCGCCAGTGTCGCGTCCTGGCCCACAAATGCAAGCAGATCGGACAGGCCGGCGATCGCCACGACCGGCACGTCCTGCTCGCGCGCGACGCGCTGCGCCGCCGATTCGGCTGCGTCCTCGGCCACGCGTTCCTGGCGGTCGAGTGCGATCACGATGCCCGCGACCGTGCCGCCGCCGTCGGCGATCAGTGCCAGTGCCTCGCGGATCGCGGTCCCGGCGGTGATCACGTCATCGACGATCAGCACCCGCCGGCCGGCCAGCGGCGCGCCGATCAGGGTCCCGCCCTCGCCGTGCGTCTTGGCCTCCTTGCGGTTGAACGCCACCGGCAGATCACGTCCGCGGCGTGCGTATTCGCAGGCCAGCGCGGTCGCCAGCGGAATGCCCTTGTAGGCGGGCCCGAACAACAGGTCGAAGTCCACGCCGGCGGCGTCCACGGCGTCTGCATAGCATCCGGCGAGCGTCGCGATCGCCGCCCCCGAATCGAAGCGCCCGGCGTTGAAGAAGTACGGGCTGACGCGGCCCGATTTGAGGGTGAATTCGCCGAAGCGCAGGGCGTCGGCCTTCAGTGCGAGCTGCAGGAAGCGGGTGCGATGGTCGGTCATGGCCGGCATTGTCCCATGCCGGGTGCGCGCAACAGCAACCGTTGCGCCCCGGCGCTGCCACCGGGCAGGCTTTCGCCCCCGTCGACAAAGCCCGCGCCCAGGTACAGGGCCAGCGCGACGTGGTTGCGCGCGTGCACGTTCAGCGCCAGTGGCCGGCCGGGATGCCGCGCGGCCAGATCGGCGCAGCACGCCTCCAGGGCGGGGCGCGCGAGGCCAAGACCCTGCCAGGGCGCGCCGAGTGCGAAGGCGCGCAGGGTCACCGTGCGCGGATCGAGGACCTGGTGCGCAGCGGCGGTGGCCACGTAGTCGAGCCGGTAGAACCCGATCACCACGTCGCCCTGCACGATCACCATCGCGTCGCTGTCGGCACTGGCGCGGGCGTTGTCGACGTTGAAGGCGAAATCGCCGGCGTAGGCCGCCTGCCCGGGGCGGAGCA
The genomic region above belongs to Luteimonas chenhongjianii and contains:
- the pyrE gene encoding orotate phosphoribosyltransferase — translated: MTDHRTRFLQLALKADALRFGEFTLKSGRVSPYFFNAGRFDSGAAIATLAGCYADAVDAAGVDFDLLFGPAYKGIPLATALACEYARRGRDLPVAFNRKEAKTHGEGGTLIGAPLAGRRVLIVDDVITAGTAIREALALIADGGGTVAGIVIALDRQERVAEDAAESAAQRVAREQDVPVVAIAGLSDLLAFVGQDATLATERDRLLAYRARHGSDPTR
- a CDS encoding GNAT family N-acetyltransferase; this translates as MSPAPSPRVMPASAAQAEAARALVLRPGQAAYAGDFAFNVDNARASADSDAMVIVQGDVVIGFYRLDYVATAAAHQVLDPRTVTLRAFALGAPWQGLGLARPALEACCADLAARHPGRPLALNVHARNHVALALYLGAGFVDGGESLPGGSAGAQRLLLRAPGMGQCRP